The genomic stretch ccccacaaaacacagaagcatctaccttagtcaaaaatggatattttattgaatgcacacactaacactgattgatcacatccatgtaactactgaagctttttctgctctctgtagcgGTGATGACGTCaaaatcttactgaaaaccatgcacacccggtttaggttgtattaaagtagcccacgatttcagtgctccctgcaaggtgccatgagacagcagtagcatgagtctgcatgcacctcgacagttttcactagggactacacacacacacactttactgacatggtgcacattctttgcacagaaggaagaaagtgagcagtaatgaaaacacaccaatcatggaattgatggagggagctgtggggaagctggggcttagaggtacttaaaggccctatgcaggctctccttttgttggaggagaaacttcaactgcaatgtggttctttattttctttctctaaagcacagagggctagggtgaaacatagggctttgagcatgtttggcaagtacagtcacaatgaattaaatcctagggctggaacctattaatcttctacaaaattacagagcagcctggatgaagactcatagctgaaaaggtggacatctcaagacaggcactgacaatggctgacagacttgactgaagactggaaatgttttgctatctcacaggaaaagaaggcccctcctacaacactgtactctaaggacagtttattcaggttaggatgacatgaactattgtctcaggtcacagatgtcagtacaaagtatccaaggtattgtatgccaatggtagcatcaacagaacaaagcacacagtgtcatgaagacataaattatgagtttgtgtagaaAGACCCAGGCCTCATCCAGGTTcttagtaactgagaacctcaaacacagtagtgatgtgatagtgtgggggtgaatctagttacaacttgtttctattgtgacacagatgactctttttgtgtcatgggcagcttataatgaatgactagacctaagcatgagaataaccaaatactacattgcttccctagctgctgagctttaaaaagccctggggagacagcaagcttttgtggatattctggattattccttctgtactttaactctctgagtcacctgcactctcagtaagttaattcaattccataaattggaaatctgtcacctggaaaaaatacattctcaatacgatcccagattggccatggaaaaagggtagcttgaactgcccaacctaggttctgggcctgcacaggcctgctctcaaaaagaaacctgtgttcacagctataGGCAGCATTCACTAtgtatgctcttgaggttcctccctaaactgcttggattaaaataattttcatgctaacaatcaaaacactcattatgccaatctggccaacaggaagctaatttctattctgtattttgtcagatgtgcataatacatatggtcatcattgataacaagtgaaagatctgctctaatatggacactaagtggtgctggaggatgatcctgcccacaatgagcagtgggaacaccagagccctgtagggatgcctggcaagctaacacattgagcacgcacagctcagtaagttccctgtgaacacacatctcctgagatctgtctatttgattggaggtgatcctgtccacctaatacaatACAtgatgtggaataacaaaagccacctgcaggagctgtggcgatgactcacaggatagagcatctgctgctctctcagaagaaccacatggaccctaacaattgagtaaagcatgtcagtgattacatcatagagtgtgtgtctgagaaacagccacattatccacacaaaagacactgtcacactgggtacccctgggtgactttgaattcacttattagcccagtatccatggaacatgcagagatccatctccagctgtcagttctaagtccacaggaggggacagaaccctttaataagaatgatggtcttaagagtcaagagatagaattcaatatttattcataaggaattcatttttacaacaaaacaagattaaaacaaataaattaaaatatttaaaagtatgtgaaaagataaaaacagtaacaagaacatataaatatgaaacaacaaaaagaaaatttcaattaaaatcataacaaaaatatttctaaacagcacattcttaaggaacatttagaagcacagatgtattgctgtttctcctcttgcacacataatgaaaggctgtcccccaagttgtctctcaggtgctgttttctgagaagaaagtaagacctcaatcagtcaggctggcttagtgatatataaatttagggtctctaagcaatgacaaattaactctgaggaagaatactcatccaaaaaatttgttaccattcaggatgtttgtcatcagggactcctgagaaagcaacttattcttcaggaagctctcttactggggtgtgtccaattccagctctcttgcactttctgagacctgggagaggaaggcagtttttcagacactgatttggtggtgaaatgcaaggcagatgtcggaaggctgccttctaccacctcagttctattggacagtcaacatggaccttttaactgatatcatggTTGCTAACActttgggaagggcaaaatctccagagagcctcaaagtaatgtgagctgccaatatgggacccagacttataccagtgcaaaccaaggacagggcaatggaaggaacctcattgggttgcaggaagaaaggagatgtccatatgtcaccaaggttaaaaccaatgacaagttctaatttgacatttgcactttgttcttatcccgcaaaggtgcttcctacataagaagtcacatgaccacagagtgtcatttgtcaaagaaccaagaacttgttcaaaactctacagagcatccaatctatcacgtggatatgcaataatgaggtatgttattaatctgtcaccatttctatactgcagcttcaaaaagagcagacaaatatacttgcaaaataattcagtttctgaaaagtggttggcttcccagaatacttgtgcataggcagagcaatgaacaattccaatACATGAGgaggttggctggttgtgagtgtaaattagaaaggtggtaggagagagcaaagatgtatcaaattggcaaactttatcagatatttttaagctaacacagctgctcatccctaccagatgatgctgggtctggacgttgctggtctttatctttcttgttgaagtcaaccaaatatttctggttcagtgcacaatcaagatgtacctccttgctctcctgcttcagtgggaccaacttcttcctacatgtgttctccatcaggagctggctgagcaggtttctggaaatacagtctgcatagtaagatcatgctgcccctttctcccattcctactcgtAAGTCCCACTaagtctaccaggtcccagatacccatgaagacttaatagaattcatttcgatacatataaggctgctgcacaaaccacaaagaataaattccgggaagaataaattgtttgcttggcccgagcaccaattagtgtccacatctctcaaaaagaacatggatctacaactatccatgaaagcccaatgcatgggggcaacatcaattagtagtgggccaacaccctcaaaggaggtcagtagaaccaagagaaggtcatgctaaccatgtggtctacacactgagttttgtaaaacctggtatgacaccataggtccaggtcagcctaataaccttctgctgacttcaatcagtgctgttctatctagagccttctgaagatgcctagacaatcctgggatgagtaacagtcttttatggaactgaaaactgagtcctaatgaccctggcacactgatgtgtaaacagcacaagagatagaaccagagctgaagaccgtccaatccagaacaaagaaagtcagaaatggccattccacaggtgatagcctttctgaccaggacttacctagagaaggtaatctccttcttcagcttatggttgttctcatggatttcagtgttctccatctctaagttgtgcagaattgacatgaccgcctcctccattctctccaggtcttcataatatggatttggcctgaagtgtggcctggccccaaataatagaatacaatgaacatcggcatttaggaatatatgaactcagggtgggtcctgtactaccccagtcctggaaggacaccttctgaattctacatattggatcttcttcagcttcagaaacgtgtttttgttcgtccaggacaccagaatctcggcatccagatggaggcttccctggctccctttcttcaatcaagaggaaatctgcagtcaagccagttaagctatcgagagcctaggccacacctctccatgctcccccaccccaacacacacagaaacctgtgatttcttttctcctgttttgataacagaccatatatcaacacaaaattataatctgcacaaggaatacaaataaacaggCAAACGTGGCCACATagtcaaagaactgtgctgttgacagtggggctcccagaacaaagcattcacatcaccatgaaagtgttacaggtaaatactcaggccaagacatagacccctagattccaagtgtggagggaaatataaacatataaaagttgtccatatgcatttggatgtatgcacatacagactcacagacggaaaaatacccacaaaaaaagagaaatgtaaaaacagagtcagagaaagagaaagagaaatatggaaacagagagtactgtgaaaaccaggagaaatgcatccaccattgctgtctcagagggcaagacacacagacaataacaaacaggcctgagcctgagaccttctagtcaagcattgagatgaacagtttgggaccaggcccctcaggctgctgcgtggatcttccagcactcagtcccctgcctagcaagtacagagactcaccataaactcactgcaattacaatcttgcaaagccaccatctgtcaagggctttgcaaatgcacactagacactcactctccctgactttatccccgaattcttcattcagaccacaagatctgcttttcaataaatggaagcagatgagtccattttccatctcgctcctcaggaagggtcaaggttctgaatctcctctatatgggaggtgaggtttagcacagggtggttagggaggcacagctttctagaacccaaaaccttaataggataagatgaaggtgaccttgcagacccaggaatgaaacaagagcatttggagcgattcatacctgttcttcatggatctctttgtcagaaacctcaggcgatctctcaggtcatttctctcctcggtaatgagctgcagctcttcaatcagcctctccttttccgtcttggcctgattctcgcttagttcagtgccaggggatgatgtttctctccccgcgtctgtaggtagaagaacacaagtgaacctgcatggggagaatgcatagagtgtacatagaccacagtgaggcctaaacaggagaacaagcctggaacccagtgtcactgctaggcgattggtctatgcttaagaggcctcctcagtggatctcagttctcccactactctatagagaccaagagatgtaagcagccaggtgttccctatgccggacatcacgtgctcacatgtaccacggagatggctactccaggattatcatcagctgaacagggtacagcttggtttcctcacccctgtggtttcagaactcagatgataaattcaccacccacaagacttgagtgattggagacactcagatgtcctaccctgatagtctaggccaacaactttggataaaaacacatttccatggaggacatggtcaacagacttatcagttcccctatttgaaataccaaatgcccgagaagttccagtaggttacaggctgaatcttggtccacatgttccaaacagttttggtattttagaaacatgtttgtaacacacaacctctaatatataaagctaacgatgacccttccagttagaagaaatcagaggaggtctaagaacataaggttattgcctggagcacaattctccccctgttcctactgtcagatatccactgtatttaaagaagcaatgatagtgaaatacattgctgccctgtctaaactcagaaaaggtggaccctccatgactcctgatggtgttattatacaatgtaacataacaaatgcactgtaaaagtaaagaccagaagttcacagtataatagcattggccttaccatagcCTCCCAGtggagatggggaaactaaaggtctgaaatcctgactttcaggaattgtgatattcatggaaattcaattccttttcagatgctccagttgttgtggcccattgctagaaaggtcagcttaagcctgcagccaccctggcagtaagctcaaaatacactgcccagaacttactcaacattccccagaagtgctgtctttgtccatcattactttgagacgaaaggctagactccttcactttagtctctccagaatcgacattccccctcccaaaacgcttgcgaagacgggaaaacatgtcttagcttgtaaccgccagactcagactgagagaaactagggcactggttgtcactacaacactggagacatcacagaggatgccagaactctctaggagacaatagaatgtcatagaagggacagctgatgtcatggggagcagactttgcctcctgctaatgttctccctgtactgagcataagcagaggtgccctttccaggagcctttcctggggcagagccactgagcatctcctgcttccaaagccaaattttcctcaaggcttgagtataaaaaaccttagtaatccctatgcatctaaatgaatgtttccttccatatcttgccccaaaatgtctcatcctaactcacattgtcctcattcaccaatgttagccattaaaaattcctgagatttcataccagcttgaatatgcagtcaaaagttctcctgtctcattctgtacaggtgctttatatcacatcaagaaatagtctgcatggtaggttacaacatgggtgtgtgttaggggaacactcatgaagtcatgtgcttagcaattgacaattgccagaaaattccttagttgaaagagttgaagtctttatggtcctaggaacagtgtggagaccagttggcagacaaaagtgcaatattggagccaccaatgaagggaagctcatgctgcttgtggggttctcatcTCTGCGCCAATgttgccaaaggagcactgctgacaggccttctatcagaagctgagcttctatcagaaaaataaaatagtcaagagatatagggggtgcagatAAAGGTGTAGGACGAGGCTATACACATCACTACGGGGATAGAGCAAGGACCCAGCACTTGTGCTCTGGGTCATGGgcttccccacaaacacaaaagcatctgtcacagtaaaaaatggatactttattgagtgcacacactaacactgattgatcagatccataccccagattttgggggcagatccatggccccaaatatcttcctctcaacttatacagcaaaaaataagaaagaaagaaaaaagtcaaaacaaaaagctcaagcttctcatatgaggattgaaggaagtgtgatctggtggtcagttctgattaggccattttagatagaacagtgcacagtgatgcttaatgtgatgggtcctatatacagctttctgcaatattggaattttaacaagcctcatccagaacatacagaacaggaaaggatgtgatcaccatgtccttgctctctatcaggttatttttctgtgtccgtgattgtcagccatagacagcaacaatctgaaatagctggtagacatggaacaaagtggctaaaactatagttgtgggttacacacctcaactgtcaaaggctaatgctgttctcacagtccctggaggccactcttgtaagactgtctactggaaagtagaagcaggtttatctgagctcaaagtgaacctggccaggtaggaagagggcaacatgggatacttgagaccctgtctaaaccagcacagaaacccacacttccttcaaagcatcatctatgaattcttgattatctaccattctctccctaccagtctttcagactggaattgtagaaaagaactggaaatgatcttcctattctgaagaccttgatctctctttccttaggtgtacattaagaactcatgcaaatgggtatgaccatctgaacatcttagtatcatctactcagtatatctagcctaatactgtgcctatggcaatctcaagcttccctgagtgttgctgacccagcaagaagtatgaagtactgaggtcaaaccccagtgatcctttcaaggggttagaagaaagccatgagagaaactccacttctttgtccttagattaaatcaagctgatacaatgtgaacctggtgggctatttaaccagacatctttctgccaaccccagctttctgagttcagtccatctGAACCTGCATCCGGAGAATgtatagagtgtacatagaccacagtgaggcctaaacaggacaacaagcctggaatccagtgtcactgcaaggagtttggtcttcgcttaagagacctcctcagtgggtctcagttctccctctactctatag from Rattus norvegicus strain BN/NHsdMcwi chromosome 19, GRCr8, whole genome shotgun sequence encodes the following:
- the LOC134483284 gene encoding uncharacterized protein LOC134483284; its protein translation is MFSRLRKRFGRGNVDSGETKVKESSLSSQSNDGQRQHFWGMLNAGRETSSPGTELSENQAKTEKERLIEELQLITEERNDLRDRLRFLTKRSMKNRPHFRPNPYYEDLERMEEAVMSILHNLEMENTEIHENNHKLKKEITFSRNLLSQLLMENTCRKKLVPLKQESKEVHLDCALNQKYLVDFNKKDKDQQRPDPASSGLRKCKRAGIGHTPVRELPEE